The following proteins are encoded in a genomic region of Methylibium petroleiphilum PM1:
- a CDS encoding tRNA (cytidine(34)-2'-O)-methyltransferase yields MFHIVLVEPEIPPNTGNVIRLAANTGCTLHLVEPLGFSMEDKLLQRAGLDYHEHAAVRRHASWEALLVAEQPDPQRLFAFTTRGSRPLTEVPWQAGDWLVFGCETRGLDPTLRDRFPAAQRVRLPMRAGQRSLNLSNAVAVAVFEAWRQQDFAGASGAPAG; encoded by the coding sequence ATGTTCCATATCGTCCTCGTCGAACCCGAGATCCCACCGAACACCGGCAACGTGATCCGGCTCGCGGCCAACACCGGCTGCACGCTGCACCTGGTGGAGCCGCTGGGCTTCTCGATGGAAGACAAGCTACTGCAACGCGCCGGACTCGATTACCACGAGCACGCCGCGGTACGACGCCACGCGAGCTGGGAGGCACTGCTGGTGGCGGAGCAACCCGATCCTCAGCGGCTGTTCGCCTTCACGACCCGGGGCAGCCGACCGCTGACCGAAGTGCCGTGGCAGGCTGGCGATTGGCTGGTGTTCGGCTGCGAGACCCGCGGGCTCGACCCGACGCTGCGCGACCGCTTCCCGGCCGCGCAGCGCGTGCGGCTGCCGATGCGCGCCGGCCAGCGCAGCCTCAATCTGTCGAACGCGGTGGCCGTGGCGGTGTTCGAGGCCTGGCGCCAGCAGGACTTTGCCGGCGCCTCGGGGGCGCCGGCAGGTTGA